Genomic segment of Pogona vitticeps strain Pit_001003342236 chromosome 15, PviZW2.1, whole genome shotgun sequence:
TTGCTTCCTCCATCAGAGCTGAGGCGCCGAATTGGCTCAGACTCTCCCCTCCCGGATCCAGAGACCTCCGATGAGGTGGGCACTTCTTTCCGGGCCCGATCCCGCTCTGCCCCTCCCATCCTGTGGGCCGCCCAACGCTACGGGCGAGAGCTGCGCAGGATGAGCGACGAGTTTCACGGCGCACTGCAGGTGAGATCGGCGTGGCCGTGGCACGCAGGTTAGCATTTCCTGGTGGGGAGGTAGGTTGTGCTTTTTGAAGGCGCATTGCCAGAAAGAAAACATACCTACCCAGTAGGGCAGTGTGGAAATTACTCAGTTCATCTCATGGGTGCAGTAgctaaagtgcagtactgcagtcaaaactctgctcatgacacaggttcaatcccaggtaaccggcttGAGGTTCGCTCAGTCTCCCATCCTTTACTCCGTCAGTAAATTGCTTACTTGCCAGCCTTCTTTGCCGTTTCCCGTTTCATCCAGACCAGAAAACTTTGGAGAATGTCTCCAGCCAGAATATTAAACCATAGTTTGAACTCGGTTTAATATCCTGGCTTAATTCAAAGCCCGTTTGCCTTGATTTCCTGGCTTGGATTAAAAAGGGAAAACCGGACTCCTCCTGGTTTCTTCGCTGGCTTCTGCGGCGGGCCAACAAACATCTAATGCATTTCTCCGCTTGGAGAATCAAAACTATGATCATCCGAAGGTGCAGGAGCTTCTTTGTACAACTGGTAAACTCAATTTAACAATTTTGTCTTGCACCTACTCACAATATTCAACCCACCCACTATTACTTACCTAGAGTGGCCTCAGGGAAAGGCAACGATCTTTTCCTCATTCTTGTGATGCCAACAATAAATGAaccaaaaaaaccctgtaaaatacaggaagctggaactcatcggtcACGTATTCAGGCCACAGTCTGATCCACTGCACCCTAAATATGAGTTTAAGGAAAACAAGGCAGCCCCACCCACCCCGTAGTTCTTATCTCTGCCCTGCAGGGCCTGATTCAGACATCCTGGGGTCCACATTTGAGATGGCCCTGTCGGATTAGTCCCCAAATGTTGCAGTTTTAGTACAGTGATCCTTGTGACCATATCCTGTTGGGAGTGTTAAGGGCAAAAACCCAGAAGTGTTTTCCCCCTCTAGCATCTTCCCACttccgtatttttccgtgtataagacacccccacttttctaaccccaaattaagaaatctaagtggggcttagcaagtgaagggggaaagggatcaaagcactgcaggatcgctttgatcctttcccactacacttgctaagcccaatgggacttagtaagcagaggggaaagcaaggatcaaagccatcctgcagcactttgatccctgctttccttttgctaaggcttagcaagtggaggggaaagcagggatcaaagccctgcaggatcgctttgatccctgctttcccttccacttgtttttgttctctcctcagcttacttccgtgtataagatgaccctcaatttttagtctaaagattttagacaaaattatagtcttatacatggaaaaatacggtatttgaggGGGGGGAAACGGTGCCCCATTCAGAAGCTGTTTCAGTGAGAGGCGACAAAAAGCAAACAGCCATGAGTTAATGGCGTGGGAACATCCAGACCCTAGAATCTAGCAGTTTGCAGGAAGGACGGCTCTGTGTTTGTGATAACCCTGCACTGACCTTCGTTTCTTCCTTAGAAGATGCCCCGTCCTAAGAGCGCAGGGACGGCTACCCAAATGCAGCGAACGTCCGGATGGAAGGAGACCCTCCAATCCTGGTGGCGCCGAAGTTCTCCGGGGAATGGGCTCCCCAGAAGTCCTTCGTGACTATGGGGTCCCCCCCTTTTCTGCTGCTGTCTTGTTCCCAGGGGATGAAAGGGTGGAATGGGAATtgggtgtttggggggggggaagcatcaaACCTGTGGGATCCCTGTGGCACATATCCTTCTCTGTGGTGTTCCCAAAATATCCTGGGGGGTGGGTCAGGGTCATTCCCCAGAACATCCATCTCTGTTCCTCTACAGAAACATTTTCCATAGTCCTCAGAccagccttccctcccccccacaagaTGGCACCCTCTGGAGGGCactgtggactacaactcccatcctccccaACTTGGGGATAATGGTAGCTGGAGTAGAACCCCTCTGGAAGGTACCATGATGGGGAACCCTGCCTCACACTATTAAAATGTTTGGGGATTTTATCTTTTTACATGGGATTACATACCTTTACCCTTTGCTTCCTCCCCTCCTGACAGCATCTCACAcccctcatttttaggggagcttgccctgccttttttccagagAGAATGTCTTTCTGAAAGGGGAAGGGGGTTACTACTGCTTTGATTACTGTCACAACAGGCCTgaaaatgtcttttttctttttccctatgGAGAAATTTGTATGacctttaattaaaattaaatgttgtTACTTCCAGCTTATGGGACGTCATTATATGGCGGGGGGGCAACTTTCGGGGAACGGATCTTCTAAGCAGAGCATGGCAATAAAGCCACAACAGGAGATACAGACCTAAATCTTGACATTTAAAGAGATTTTGAAAGCCTTTTGAGTTCTTATTCAACAAGACGACTCCCTTCACCACCCCGCATTTTTGGGTCGCATAGAGAAAGGCAGGCAAAAACTTcatttctcatctgctttttgCTTTGGGACAATTAAAATCGAGGCACATCTCAAACTGGGAGGGACGACTGAATTTCTGGATATTCAGTTGGAAATAGGAATCCTGTACCCTTGTCTTCTGTCCTCCACCCTGCCAAGACTCCTAAGCCACATCACTAGGATCCCAGCAGTAATGTTTTCCACCATCTAGCCcattcagttcttccatatccatgGGGCTCAGCTCCCAGTTCCAGAGCTGGCCATTTTCGGCAACGCGGCTTGGGTTGGCCGACTTGGGGATGACACTCACCCCACGCTGCAACGCCCAGCGCAGCAGGACCTGAGCGGGCGTGCGGCCTCGGCGCCTGGCCACCTCGGCCACCTCCGGCCGCCCCACGAGATGGCCGGTCCCCAGGGACGAATACGCCTGTACATGGATGCCCCGTTGGCCACAGAAGTCGAGAAGCGCCGACTGGGCCAGCTCTGGATGCAGTTCGATCTGGAGGACAGCCGGAGGGATTCGGCAATCTGCCAGCAGTTCCTCGAGGTGCGCGATGGTGTAGTTTGAGACCCCGATGGCCTTGAGCTTCCCGGCTTCGTGCAACCTCTCCAGCGCCCTCCAGCTGTGTCGGCGCCGTTCTCGGTTCCCGGCATCTTCCCGAGGCCGGCCTTGCGTGCCCGGCCAGTGAATGAGATACAGATCTAAGTATTCGCAGTCCAGTTCCTTCAAACTTTTGAGGCACGCCAATTCAGCCGGGCCTTCTCCGTGGTCTTTCGGGCTCAGCTTGCTGGTCAGGAAGATGTCCTCGCGGGTGAGCCCGTGACGGGGCAGCAACGCCCTGAGGGCACGGCCGAGGGTGGCCTCGTTGCCATAGACGGCAGCCGTATCCACCAAGCGGTAGCCATTCTCCAGGGCAGCGTCCAAGCTGAGGCGCACCGTCTCCTCGCCCTGCAAACGGAAGGTGCCCAACCCCAAAAGGGGCATCGGCATTCCAGTATTCAGCCATACTGAGCGCTCCGGCACCCTGGAAGGAAGACGAAAAAAGGGAGCGTTAAGATGTCGCCGTTCCTCTTGAGAAGGTCATGccgaataaataaaagaatcccAGGCCCCAGAGTCATTGAGTCCAAGCTGCTGACAGAGCAGGAAATCCACCTAAATGCGGCTCGCCTGGGAAAAAGGCCTACCTCGGAAGGCTTTGAGGTGGAGCTTGGCCTAGCTCCGTCcagacttcctgttcctgccccagtgctccCTGGGagctttctgagcaggaagctaggCCCAGCTCAGACTCAAAAACCGTCCAATTTAGACCTTTCTCCCAGATGCATCGCATTGAGATGTTTGCAAAGTGTTTGCAAAGTGTCTGCAAGACGGGTAGGACCCTTCAAAAtggagaaaatctgaaaatcccatctccagtcattacagtcgtgccccgcttaacgattaccccacattacgacaaatccgcttcacgacaatgattttgcgattgcataacaatgttttaaatggggttttttctctttgcgaagatcggttccctgctttgggaaccgattctttgcattacgacgatcaaaacagctgatcgtcgggttttcaaaatggctgttgggtgctcaaaatgactccccgctgtgcttagggacggattcctcgttatacaggcacaa
This window contains:
- the BAD gene encoding bcl2-associated agonist of cell death isoform X1, which codes for MFQIAEYHDDEAFATAGKESQDPNLSRSGHAEENKGSESPVSSENPELRRRIGSDSPLPDPETSDEVGTSFRARSRSAPPILWAAQRYGRELRRMSDEFHGALQKMPRPKSAGTATQMQRTSGWKETLQSWWRRSSPGNGLPRSPS
- the BAD gene encoding bcl2-associated agonist of cell death isoform X2; translated protein: MFQIAEYHDDEAFATAGKESQDPNLSRSGHAEENKGSESPVSSENPELRRRIGSDSPLPDPETSDEVGTSFRARSRSAPPILWAAQRYGRELRRMSDEFHGALQMPRPKSAGTATQMQRTSGWKETLQSWWRRSSPGNGLPRSPS
- the LOC110083355 gene encoding glyoxal reductase isoform X1, encoding MKARERELPGSWVPERSVWLNTGMPMPLLGLGTFRLQGEETVRLSLDAALENGYRLVDTAAVYGNEATLGRALRALLPRHGLTREDIFLTSKLSPKDHGEGPAELACLKSLKELDCEYLDLYLIHWPGTQGRPREDAGNRERRRHSWRALERLHEAGKLKAIGVSNYTIAHLEELLADCRIPPAVLQIELHPELAQSALLDFCGQRGIHVQAYSSLGTGHLVGRPEVAEVARRRGRTPAQVLLRWALQRGVSVIPKSANPSRVAENGQLWNWELSPMDMEELNGLDGGKHYCWDPSDVA
- the LOC110083355 gene encoding glyoxal reductase isoform X2, giving the protein MPMPLLGLGTFRLQGEETVRLSLDAALENGYRLVDTAAVYGNEATLGRALRALLPRHGLTREDIFLTSKLSPKDHGEGPAELACLKSLKELDCEYLDLYLIHWPGTQGRPREDAGNRERRRHSWRALERLHEAGKLKAIGVSNYTIAHLEELLADCRIPPAVLQIELHPELAQSALLDFCGQRGIHVQAYSSLGTGHLVGRPEVAEVARRRGRTPAQVLLRWALQRGVSVIPKSANPSRVAENGQLWNWELSPMDMEELNGLDGGKHYCWDPSDVA